The Castor canadensis chromosome 8, mCasCan1.hap1v2, whole genome shotgun sequence genome contains a region encoding:
- the LOC109699674 gene encoding FK506-binding protein-like isoform X1 — METPPVSPVKDKDTSESQQQWEKNPWENFNPTTKFGQQFRDPPTETLELEASPDPASQILENPEGTEKLVAELKSHESTNEILQPLQASELWYCPDGSFIKKIIIRGHGLDKPKLGSRCRVQAFGVPFGSGMSEGWTELTVGVGSWREETWGEIIEKCLESMCQAEEAEIQLPRHSGPPVRLILDSFTQGRDSWELEISEKEALARDERARGTELFRAGNPEGAAKCYGRALRLLLTLPPPGPLERIVLHANLAACQLQLGQPQLAAQSCDRVLERDPGHLKALYRRGVAQAALGNLEKATADLKKVLAVEPQNRAAQEELGKVVIQGKKQDARLAQGLRKMFD, encoded by the coding sequence ATGGAGACGCCACCAGTCAGTCCAGTGAAAGACAAGGATACCTCTGAATCACAGCAACAATGGGAAAAGAACCCCTGGGAGAACTTTAATCCAACTACTAAGTTTGGGCAGCAGTTCCGAGACCCTCCAACTGAAACCCTTGAGCTGGAAGCGAGTCCAGATCCAGCCAGTCAAATTCTGGAGAATCCCGAAGGGACTGAAAAACTGGTGGCTGAACTTAAATCTCATGAATCCACCAATGAGATACTACAGCCTCTTCAAGCTTCTGAACTCTGGTACTGTCCTGATGGGAGCTTTATCAAGAAGATCATAATCCGTGGTCATGGCTTGGACAAACCCAAGCTAGGCTCCCGCTGTCGGGTACAGGCTTTTGGGGTTCCTTTTGGGTCAGGGATGTCAGAAGGCTGGACAGAACTAACTGTGGGTGTAGGGTCATGGAGGGAGGAAACCTGGGGGGAGATCATAGAGAAATGCTTAGAGTCCATGTGTCaagctgaggaggcagagattcagCTTCCTAGACACTCTGGGCCACCTGTCAGGCTCATACTGGACTCCTTCACTCAGGGTCGGGACTCTTGGGAGCTGGAAATCAGTGAGAAGGAAGCCTTGGCCAGGGACGAACGTGCAAGGGGCACAGAACTATTTCGAGCTGGGAATCCTGAAGGGGCTGCCAAATGCTATGGACGGGCCCTTCGGCTGCTGCTGACCTTACCCCCACCTGGCCCACTAGAAAGAATTGTCCTCCATGCCAATCTCGCTGCCTGTCAGTTGCAGCTAGGGCAGCCCCAGTTGGCAGCTCAGAGCTGTGACCGGGTTCTGGAGCGGGATCCTGGCCACTTAAAGGCTTTATACCGAAGGGgggttgcccaggctgcccttggaaACCTGGAAAAAGCAACTGCTGACCTCAAGAAAGTGCTGGCGGTAGAACCCCAAAACCGGGCAGCCCAGGAGGAACTGGGGAAGGTGGTCATTCAGGGGAAGAAACAGGATGCAAGGCTGGCTCAGGGTCTGCGCAAGATGTTTGATTAA
- the LOC109699674 gene encoding proline-rich transmembrane protein 1 isoform X2, translated as MSSEKSGLPDSVPHTSPPPYNAPQPPAEPPVPPPQAAPSSHHHHHHHYHQSGTATLPRLGAGGLSSSAANAQRGPSSSATLPRPPHHAPPGPAAGAPPPGCATLPRMPPDPYLQETRFEGPLPPPPPAAAAPPPPAPSATAQAPGFVVPTHAGAVGTLPLGGYVAPGYPLQLQPCTAYVPVYPVGTPYAGGTPGGTGVTSTLPPPPQGPGLALLEPRRPPHDYMPIAVLTTICCFWPTGIIAIFKAVQVRTALARGDMVSAEIASREARNFSFISLAVGIAAMVLCTILTVVIIIAAQHHENYWDP; from the exons ATGTCATCGGAAAAGTCAg GTCTCCCGGACTCAGTTCCTCACACTTCTCCACCCCCGTACAAtgccccccaacccccagccGAGCCCCCCGTCCCGCCCCCACAGGCAGCCCCCTCCTcgcaccatcaccaccaccatcactaccaccagtCAGGCACCGCCACCCTCCCGCGCTTAGGGGCAGGTGGCCTATCATCTTCAGCGGCCAACGCTCAGCGAGGCCCCTCGTCCTCTGCCACACTGCCTCGGCCCCCACACCATGCCCCACCCGGTCCGGCCGCTGGGGCGCCCCCACCCGGCTGCGCTACCTTGCCCCGCATGCCACCCGACCCTTACCTGCAGGAGACTCGCTTCGAGGGCCCACTTCCCCCGCCGCCGCCCGCTGccgccgccccgcccccgccagCGCCCTCCGCTACTGCCCAGGCCCCGGGCTTCGTGGTGCCCACGCACGCGGGGGCGGTGGGCACTCTGCCGCTGGGGGGCTACGTAGCGCCAGGCTACCCCTTGCAGCTGCAGCCCTGCACTGCCTACGTGCCGGTCTACCCTGTGGGCACG CCCTACGCAGGCGGGACGCCTGGAGGAACGGGAGTGACCTCCACTCTCCCCCCGCCACCCCAGGGCCCGGGGCTGGCCCTGCTGGAGCCGAGACGCCCGCCGCACGACTACATGCCCATCGCAGTGCTGACTACTATCTGCTGCTTCTGGCCTACGGGCATCATCGCCATCTTCAAGGCAGTGCAG GTGCGCACGGCGTTGGCCCGCGGAGACATGGTGTCCGCAGAGATCGCTTCACGCGAGGCCCGGAACTTCTCCTTCATTTCCCTGGCGGTGGGCATCGCAGCCATGGTACTCTGTACCATCCTCACAGTAGTCATCATCATCGCTGCGCAGCACCACGAGAACTACTGGGATCCCTAA
- the Egfl8 gene encoding epidermal growth factor-like protein 8 isoform X2 — MGSRAELCTLLGGLSFLLLLMSGEGAKGGTFKERQGVCSKQTLMVPLHYNESYSQPVYKPYLTLCAGRRICSTYRTTYRVAWREVRREVQQTHTVCCQGWKKRHPGALTCEAICLKPCLNGGVCVGPDQCQCAPGWGGRHCHVDVDECRASVTLCSHRCLNTAGSFTCGCPRGLMLGPDEHTCAEGSSEPPTSASILSVAIREAEHEYALRQAMEIKELRGRLERLEQWAAQAGAWVRGVLPMPPEELQPEQVAELWGRGERIESLSDQVLLLEERLGACESCSSYLTPTPKDCPQLFQRLCNVVFLNSRIPSWMLTLYTPAVSILRSFSSDTLCPAQ; from the exons ATGGGGTCCAGGGCTGAGCTGTGCACTCTCTTAGGCGGACTTTCATTCCTCCTGCTACTGATGTCAGGAGAGGGGGCCAAGGGTGGAACCTTCAAAGAGAG GCAAGGTGTCTGCTCCAAGCAGACACTCATGGTACCACTCCACTACAATGAGTCCTATAGTCAACCTGTGTACAAGCCCTACCTGACTCTGTGTGCTGGAAGGCGCATCTGCAGCACCTACAG GACCACATACCGTGTGGCGTGGCGGGAGGTGAGACGAGAGGTGCAGCAGACCCACACTGTGTGCTGCCAGGGCTGGAAGAAGCGACACCCGGGGGCACTTACCTGTGAAG CCATCTGCCTCAAGCCTTGTCTGAATGGAGGCGTCTGTGTTGGGCCTGATCAATGCCAGTGCGCCCCTGGCTGGGGAGGGAGGCACTGTCATGTGG ATGTGGATGAGTGTAGGGCCAGTGTTACCCTCTGTTCGCACCGTTGTCTCAACACAGCAGGCAGCTTCACCTGTGGCTGTCCCCGTGGCTTGATGCTGGGCCCTGATGAGCACACTTGTGCAGAGGGGTCTTCAGAACCCCCAACTAGTGCCAGCATCCTCAGTGTGGCCA TTCGGGAAGCAGAACATGAATATGCCCTAAGGCAGGCGATGGAGATTAAAGAGCTGAGAGGGCGGCTGGAGAGGCTGGAACAG TGGGCTGCTCAGGCTGGGGCCTGGGTCCGAGGGGTGCTGCCCATGCCACCTGAAGAGCTGCAGCCAGAACAGGTGGCTGAGCTGTGGGGCCGGGGTGAGAGGATCGAATCTCTCAGCGACCAGGTGCTACTGCTGGAGGAGAGGCTGGGTGCCTGTGAGTCCTGTTCCTCCTACCTAACTCCCACTCCCAAAGACTGCCCCCAGCTCTTCCAAAGACTCTGCAATGTGGTATTCCTTAATTCTAGAATCCCCTCCTGGATGCTTACTCTCTACACACCTGCTGTCTCCATTTTACGCTCCTTCTCTTCTGATACCCTGTGCCCAGCCCAGTAG
- the Egfl8 gene encoding epidermal growth factor-like protein 8 isoform X3, with protein sequence MGSRAELCTLLGGLSFLLLLMSGEGAKGGTFKERQGVCSKQTLMVPLHYNESYSQPVYKPYLTLCAGRRICSTYSLALCSRTTYRVAWREVRREVQQTHTVCCQGWKKRHPGALTCEAICLKPCLNGGVCVGPDQCQCAPGWGGRHCHVAGSFTCGCPRGLMLGPDEHTCAEGSSEPPTSASILSVAIREAEHEYALRQAMEIKELRGRLERLEQWAAQAGAWVRGVLPMPPEELQPEQVAELWGRGERIESLSDQVLLLEERLGACESCSSYLTPTPKDCPQLFQRLCNVVFLNSRIPSWMLTLYTPAVSILRSFSSDTLCPAQ encoded by the exons ATGGGGTCCAGGGCTGAGCTGTGCACTCTCTTAGGCGGACTTTCATTCCTCCTGCTACTGATGTCAGGAGAGGGGGCCAAGGGTGGAACCTTCAAAGAGAG GCAAGGTGTCTGCTCCAAGCAGACACTCATGGTACCACTCCACTACAATGAGTCCTATAGTCAACCTGTGTACAAGCCCTACCTGACTCTGTGTGCTGGAAGGCGCATCTGCAGCACCTACAG CCTGGCACTATGTTCCAGGACCACATACCGTGTGGCGTGGCGGGAGGTGAGACGAGAGGTGCAGCAGACCCACACTGTGTGCTGCCAGGGCTGGAAGAAGCGACACCCGGGGGCACTTACCTGTGAAG CCATCTGCCTCAAGCCTTGTCTGAATGGAGGCGTCTGTGTTGGGCCTGATCAATGCCAGTGCGCCCCTGGCTGGGGAGGGAGGCACTGTCATGTGG CAGGCAGCTTCACCTGTGGCTGTCCCCGTGGCTTGATGCTGGGCCCTGATGAGCACACTTGTGCAGAGGGGTCTTCAGAACCCCCAACTAGTGCCAGCATCCTCAGTGTGGCCA TTCGGGAAGCAGAACATGAATATGCCCTAAGGCAGGCGATGGAGATTAAAGAGCTGAGAGGGCGGCTGGAGAGGCTGGAACAG TGGGCTGCTCAGGCTGGGGCCTGGGTCCGAGGGGTGCTGCCCATGCCACCTGAAGAGCTGCAGCCAGAACAGGTGGCTGAGCTGTGGGGCCGGGGTGAGAGGATCGAATCTCTCAGCGACCAGGTGCTACTGCTGGAGGAGAGGCTGGGTGCCTGTGAGTCCTGTTCCTCCTACCTAACTCCCACTCCCAAAGACTGCCCCCAGCTCTTCCAAAGACTCTGCAATGTGGTATTCCTTAATTCTAGAATCCCCTCCTGGATGCTTACTCTCTACACACCTGCTGTCTCCATTTTACGCTCCTTCTCTTCTGATACCCTGTGCCCAGCCCAGTAG
- the Egfl8 gene encoding epidermal growth factor-like protein 8 isoform X6, whose translation MGSRAELCTLLGGLSFLLLLMSGEGAKGGTFKERQGVCSKQTLMVPLHYNESYSQPVYKPYLTLCAGRRICSTYRTTYRVAWREVRREVQQTHTVCCQGWKKRHPGALTCEAICLKPCLNGGVCVGPDQCQCAPGWGGRHCHVDVDECRASVTLCSHRCLNTAGSFTCGCPRGLMLGPDEHTCAEGSSEPPTSASILSVAIREAEHEYALRQAMEIKELRGRLERLEQWAAQAGAWVRGVLPMPPEELQPEQVAELWGRGERIESLSDQVLLLEERLGACSCEKNSLGPGLNHHQ comes from the exons ATGGGGTCCAGGGCTGAGCTGTGCACTCTCTTAGGCGGACTTTCATTCCTCCTGCTACTGATGTCAGGAGAGGGGGCCAAGGGTGGAACCTTCAAAGAGAG GCAAGGTGTCTGCTCCAAGCAGACACTCATGGTACCACTCCACTACAATGAGTCCTATAGTCAACCTGTGTACAAGCCCTACCTGACTCTGTGTGCTGGAAGGCGCATCTGCAGCACCTACAG GACCACATACCGTGTGGCGTGGCGGGAGGTGAGACGAGAGGTGCAGCAGACCCACACTGTGTGCTGCCAGGGCTGGAAGAAGCGACACCCGGGGGCACTTACCTGTGAAG CCATCTGCCTCAAGCCTTGTCTGAATGGAGGCGTCTGTGTTGGGCCTGATCAATGCCAGTGCGCCCCTGGCTGGGGAGGGAGGCACTGTCATGTGG ATGTGGATGAGTGTAGGGCCAGTGTTACCCTCTGTTCGCACCGTTGTCTCAACACAGCAGGCAGCTTCACCTGTGGCTGTCCCCGTGGCTTGATGCTGGGCCCTGATGAGCACACTTGTGCAGAGGGGTCTTCAGAACCCCCAACTAGTGCCAGCATCCTCAGTGTGGCCA TTCGGGAAGCAGAACATGAATATGCCCTAAGGCAGGCGATGGAGATTAAAGAGCTGAGAGGGCGGCTGGAGAGGCTGGAACAG TGGGCTGCTCAGGCTGGGGCCTGGGTCCGAGGGGTGCTGCCCATGCCACCTGAAGAGCTGCAGCCAGAACAGGTGGCTGAGCTGTGGGGCCGGGGTGAGAGGATCGAATCTCTCAGCGACCAGGTGCTACTGCTGGAGGAGAGGCTGGGTGCCT GCTCCTGTGAGAAGAACAGCCTGGGCCCTGGCCTCAATCATCATCAATAA
- the Agpat1 gene encoding 1-acyl-sn-glycerol-3-phosphate acyltransferase alpha — MELWPGAWTVLLLLLLLLLFLLPALWFYSPSAKYFFKMAFYNGWILFLAVLAIPVCAVRGRNVENMKILRLMLLHIKYLYGIRVEVRGAHHFPPSQPYVVVSNHQSSLDLLGMMEVLPGRCVPIAKRELLWAGSAGLACWLAGVIFIDRKRTGDAISVMSEVAQTLLTQDVRVWVFPEGTRNHNGSMLPFKRGAFHLAVQAQVPIVPIVMSSYQDFYCKKERRFTSGRCQVRVLPPVPTEGLTPDDVPALADRVRHSMLTIFREISTDGRGGGDCLKKPGGVVEARL, encoded by the exons ATGGAGCTGTGGCCCGGGGCATGGACGGTGCTGCTGTTGTTGCTTCTACTGCTGCTCTTCCTGCTGCCTGCCCTATGGTTCTACAGCCCCAGTGCCAAGTACTTCTTCAAGATGGCCTTCTACAACGGTTGGATCCTCTTCTTGGCTGTGCTCGCCATCCCTGTGTGTGCCGTACGAGGACGCAACGTTGAGAACATGAA GATTTTGCGTCTAATGCTGCTCCACATCAAATACCTGTACGGGATCCGAGTGGAGGTGCGAGGGGCTCACCACTTCCCTCCATCACAGCCCTACGTCGTAGTCTCCAACCACCAGAGCTCCCTCGACCTGCTTG GGATGATGGAGGTATTGCCAGGCCGATGTGTGCCCATTGCCAAACGTGAGCTACTGTGGGCCGGCTCTGCTGGACTGGCATGCTGGCTGGCAGGAGTCATCTTCATCGACCGGAAGCGCACTGGGGATGCCATCAGTGTCATGTCTGAGGTCGCCCAGACCCTGCTCACTCAGGAC GTGAGAGTCTGGGTTTTTCCTGAGGGAACAAGAAACCACAATGGCTCTATGCTGCCCTTTAAACGTGGCGCCTTCCATCTTGCAGTACAGGCCCAG GTTCCCATTGTCCCCATAGTCATGTCCTCCTATCAAGACTTCTACTGCAAGAAGGAGCGCCGCTTCACTTCGG GACGATGTCAGGTGCGGGTGCTGCCCCCAGTGCCCACAGAAGGGCTGACACCAGATGACGTCCCAGCTCTGGCTGACAGAGTCCGGCACTCCATGCTCACCATTTTCCGGGAAATCTCCACTGACGGCCGGGGTGGTGGTGACTGTCTGAAGAAGCCTGGGGGGGTGGTTGAGGCCAGGCTCTGA
- the Ppt2 gene encoding lysosomal thioesterase PPT2 isoform X1, which yields MYRSPAALEAGGSMLGLWGQRLPSAWVLFLLPFLLLLLLPAAPAPHRASYKPVIVVHGLFDSSYSFRHLLEYINETHPGTVVTVLDLFDGRESLRPLWEQVQGFREAVVPIMAKAPQGVHLICYSQGGLVCRALLSVMDEHNVDTFISLSSPQMGQYGDTDYLKWLFPTSMRSNLYRICYSPWGQEFSICNYWHDPHHDDLYLNASSFLALINGERDHPNATAWRKNFLRVGRLVLIGGPDDGVITPWQSSFFGFYDANETVLEMEEQLVYLRDSFGLKTLLARGAIVRCPMAGISHTTWHSNRTLYESCIEPWLS from the exons ATGTATCGAAGTCCAGCGGCCTTAGAGGCCG GTGGGAGCATGCTGGGTCTCTGGGGGCAGAGACTCCCCTCAGCGTGGGTTCTGTTCCTGTTGCCGttcctgctgttgctgctgctgcctgcAGCCCCGGCACCCCACCGCGCTTCCTACAAGCCGGTCATCGTGGTGCATGGGCTATTTGACAGCTCATACAGCTTTCGCCACCTGCTGGAATACATTAATGAG ACACACCCCGGGACTGTGGTGACAGTACTTGATCTCTTCGATGGCAGAGAGAGCTTGCGGCCCCTGTGGGAACAGGTGCAAGGGTTCCGAGAGGCTGTGGTCCCCATCATGGCAAAGGCCCCTCAAGGGGTACATCTCATCTGCTACTCCCAGG GTGGCCTTGTGTGCCGGGCACTGCTCTCTGTCATGGATGAGCACAATGTGGATACTTTCATCTCTCTCTCATCTCCACAGATGGGGCAGTATGGAG ACACAGACTATTTGAAGTGGCTGTTCCCCACCTCCATGCGGTCTAATCTCTACCGGATCTGCTATAGCCCCTGGGGCCAGGAATTCTCCATCTGCAACTATTGGCATG ACCCCCATCATGATGATTTATACCTCAATGCCAGCAGCTTCCTGGCCCTAATCAATGGAGAAAGAGACCATCCCAATGCCACTG CATGGCGGAAAAACTTTCTTCGTGTGGGCCGCCTGGTGCTGATTGGAGGCCCTGATGATGGTGTTATTACTCCCTGGCAGTCCAG CTTCTTTGGTTTCTATGATGCCAATGAGACGGTCTTAGAGATGGAGGAGCAACTG GTGTACCTCCGGGATTCTTTTGGGTTGAAGACTCTCTTGGCCCGTGGGGCCATAGTGAGGTGTCCGATGGCCGGGATCTCCCACACGACCTGGCATTCCAACCGTACTCTTTATGAGTCTTGCATTGAACCGTGGCTCTCCTAA
- the Egfl8 gene encoding epidermal growth factor-like protein 8 isoform X4, with amino-acid sequence MGSRAELCTLLGGLSFLLLLMSGEGAKGGTFKERQGVCSKQTLMVPLHYNESYSQPVYKPYLTLCAGRRICSTYSLALCSRTTYRVAWREVRREVQQTHTVCCQGWKKRHPGALTCEAICLKPCLNGGVCVGPDQCQCAPGWGGRHCHVDVDECRASVTLCSHRCLNTAGSFTCGCPRGLMLGPDEHTCAEGSSEPPTSASILSVAIREAEHEYALRQAMEIKELRGRLERLEQWAAQAGAWVRGVLPMPPEELQPEQVAELWGRGERIESLSDQAPVRRTAWALASIIINKEPLPPNLYRNCMY; translated from the exons ATGGGGTCCAGGGCTGAGCTGTGCACTCTCTTAGGCGGACTTTCATTCCTCCTGCTACTGATGTCAGGAGAGGGGGCCAAGGGTGGAACCTTCAAAGAGAG GCAAGGTGTCTGCTCCAAGCAGACACTCATGGTACCACTCCACTACAATGAGTCCTATAGTCAACCTGTGTACAAGCCCTACCTGACTCTGTGTGCTGGAAGGCGCATCTGCAGCACCTACAG CCTGGCACTATGTTCCAGGACCACATACCGTGTGGCGTGGCGGGAGGTGAGACGAGAGGTGCAGCAGACCCACACTGTGTGCTGCCAGGGCTGGAAGAAGCGACACCCGGGGGCACTTACCTGTGAAG CCATCTGCCTCAAGCCTTGTCTGAATGGAGGCGTCTGTGTTGGGCCTGATCAATGCCAGTGCGCCCCTGGCTGGGGAGGGAGGCACTGTCATGTGG ATGTGGATGAGTGTAGGGCCAGTGTTACCCTCTGTTCGCACCGTTGTCTCAACACAGCAGGCAGCTTCACCTGTGGCTGTCCCCGTGGCTTGATGCTGGGCCCTGATGAGCACACTTGTGCAGAGGGGTCTTCAGAACCCCCAACTAGTGCCAGCATCCTCAGTGTGGCCA TTCGGGAAGCAGAACATGAATATGCCCTAAGGCAGGCGATGGAGATTAAAGAGCTGAGAGGGCGGCTGGAGAGGCTGGAACAG TGGGCTGCTCAGGCTGGGGCCTGGGTCCGAGGGGTGCTGCCCATGCCACCTGAAGAGCTGCAGCCAGAACAGGTGGCTGAGCTGTGGGGCCGGGGTGAGAGGATCGAATCTCTCAGCGACCAG GCTCCTGTGAGAAGAACAGCCTGGGCCCTGGCCTCAATCATCATCAATAAGGAGCCTCTACCCCCTAATTTATACAGAAACTGCATGTACTAA
- the Egfl8 gene encoding epidermal growth factor-like protein 8 isoform X1, whose amino-acid sequence MGSRAELCTLLGGLSFLLLLMSGEGAKGGTFKERQGVCSKQTLMVPLHYNESYSQPVYKPYLTLCAGRRICSTYSLALCSRTTYRVAWREVRREVQQTHTVCCQGWKKRHPGALTCEAICLKPCLNGGVCVGPDQCQCAPGWGGRHCHVDVDECRASVTLCSHRCLNTAGSFTCGCPRGLMLGPDEHTCAEGSSEPPTSASILSVAIREAEHEYALRQAMEIKELRGRLERLEQWAAQAGAWVRGVLPMPPEELQPEQVAELWGRGERIESLSDQVLLLEERLGACESCSSYLTPTPKDCPQLFQRLCNVVFLNSRIPSWMLTLYTPAVSILRSFSSDTLCPAQ is encoded by the exons ATGGGGTCCAGGGCTGAGCTGTGCACTCTCTTAGGCGGACTTTCATTCCTCCTGCTACTGATGTCAGGAGAGGGGGCCAAGGGTGGAACCTTCAAAGAGAG GCAAGGTGTCTGCTCCAAGCAGACACTCATGGTACCACTCCACTACAATGAGTCCTATAGTCAACCTGTGTACAAGCCCTACCTGACTCTGTGTGCTGGAAGGCGCATCTGCAGCACCTACAG CCTGGCACTATGTTCCAGGACCACATACCGTGTGGCGTGGCGGGAGGTGAGACGAGAGGTGCAGCAGACCCACACTGTGTGCTGCCAGGGCTGGAAGAAGCGACACCCGGGGGCACTTACCTGTGAAG CCATCTGCCTCAAGCCTTGTCTGAATGGAGGCGTCTGTGTTGGGCCTGATCAATGCCAGTGCGCCCCTGGCTGGGGAGGGAGGCACTGTCATGTGG ATGTGGATGAGTGTAGGGCCAGTGTTACCCTCTGTTCGCACCGTTGTCTCAACACAGCAGGCAGCTTCACCTGTGGCTGTCCCCGTGGCTTGATGCTGGGCCCTGATGAGCACACTTGTGCAGAGGGGTCTTCAGAACCCCCAACTAGTGCCAGCATCCTCAGTGTGGCCA TTCGGGAAGCAGAACATGAATATGCCCTAAGGCAGGCGATGGAGATTAAAGAGCTGAGAGGGCGGCTGGAGAGGCTGGAACAG TGGGCTGCTCAGGCTGGGGCCTGGGTCCGAGGGGTGCTGCCCATGCCACCTGAAGAGCTGCAGCCAGAACAGGTGGCTGAGCTGTGGGGCCGGGGTGAGAGGATCGAATCTCTCAGCGACCAGGTGCTACTGCTGGAGGAGAGGCTGGGTGCCTGTGAGTCCTGTTCCTCCTACCTAACTCCCACTCCCAAAGACTGCCCCCAGCTCTTCCAAAGACTCTGCAATGTGGTATTCCTTAATTCTAGAATCCCCTCCTGGATGCTTACTCTCTACACACCTGCTGTCTCCATTTTACGCTCCTTCTCTTCTGATACCCTGTGCCCAGCCCAGTAG
- the Ppt2 gene encoding lysosomal thioesterase PPT2 isoform X2: protein MLGLWGQRLPSAWVLFLLPFLLLLLLPAAPAPHRASYKPVIVVHGLFDSSYSFRHLLEYINETHPGTVVTVLDLFDGRESLRPLWEQVQGFREAVVPIMAKAPQGVHLICYSQGGLVCRALLSVMDEHNVDTFISLSSPQMGQYGDTDYLKWLFPTSMRSNLYRICYSPWGQEFSICNYWHDPHHDDLYLNASSFLALINGERDHPNATAWRKNFLRVGRLVLIGGPDDGVITPWQSSFFGFYDANETVLEMEEQLVYLRDSFGLKTLLARGAIVRCPMAGISHTTWHSNRTLYESCIEPWLS, encoded by the exons ATGCTGGGTCTCTGGGGGCAGAGACTCCCCTCAGCGTGGGTTCTGTTCCTGTTGCCGttcctgctgttgctgctgctgcctgcAGCCCCGGCACCCCACCGCGCTTCCTACAAGCCGGTCATCGTGGTGCATGGGCTATTTGACAGCTCATACAGCTTTCGCCACCTGCTGGAATACATTAATGAG ACACACCCCGGGACTGTGGTGACAGTACTTGATCTCTTCGATGGCAGAGAGAGCTTGCGGCCCCTGTGGGAACAGGTGCAAGGGTTCCGAGAGGCTGTGGTCCCCATCATGGCAAAGGCCCCTCAAGGGGTACATCTCATCTGCTACTCCCAGG GTGGCCTTGTGTGCCGGGCACTGCTCTCTGTCATGGATGAGCACAATGTGGATACTTTCATCTCTCTCTCATCTCCACAGATGGGGCAGTATGGAG ACACAGACTATTTGAAGTGGCTGTTCCCCACCTCCATGCGGTCTAATCTCTACCGGATCTGCTATAGCCCCTGGGGCCAGGAATTCTCCATCTGCAACTATTGGCATG ACCCCCATCATGATGATTTATACCTCAATGCCAGCAGCTTCCTGGCCCTAATCAATGGAGAAAGAGACCATCCCAATGCCACTG CATGGCGGAAAAACTTTCTTCGTGTGGGCCGCCTGGTGCTGATTGGAGGCCCTGATGATGGTGTTATTACTCCCTGGCAGTCCAG CTTCTTTGGTTTCTATGATGCCAATGAGACGGTCTTAGAGATGGAGGAGCAACTG GTGTACCTCCGGGATTCTTTTGGGTTGAAGACTCTCTTGGCCCGTGGGGCCATAGTGAGGTGTCCGATGGCCGGGATCTCCCACACGACCTGGCATTCCAACCGTACTCTTTATGAGTCTTGCATTGAACCGTGGCTCTCCTAA
- the Egfl8 gene encoding epidermal growth factor-like protein 8 isoform X5: MGSRAELCTLLGGLSFLLLLMSGEGAKGGTFKERQGVCSKQTLMVPLHYNESYSQPVYKPYLTLCAGRRICSTYSLALCSRTTYRVAWREVRREVQQTHTVCCQGWKKRHPGALTCEAICLKPCLNGGVCVGPDQCQCAPGWGGRHCHVDVDECRASVTLCSHRCLNTAGSFTCGCPRGLMLGPDEHTCAEGSSEPPTSASILSVAIREAEHEYALRQAMEIKELRGRLERLEQWAAQAGAWVRGVLPMPPEELQPEQVAELWGRGERIESLSDQVLLLEERLGACSCEKNSLGPGLNHHQ, encoded by the exons ATGGGGTCCAGGGCTGAGCTGTGCACTCTCTTAGGCGGACTTTCATTCCTCCTGCTACTGATGTCAGGAGAGGGGGCCAAGGGTGGAACCTTCAAAGAGAG GCAAGGTGTCTGCTCCAAGCAGACACTCATGGTACCACTCCACTACAATGAGTCCTATAGTCAACCTGTGTACAAGCCCTACCTGACTCTGTGTGCTGGAAGGCGCATCTGCAGCACCTACAG CCTGGCACTATGTTCCAGGACCACATACCGTGTGGCGTGGCGGGAGGTGAGACGAGAGGTGCAGCAGACCCACACTGTGTGCTGCCAGGGCTGGAAGAAGCGACACCCGGGGGCACTTACCTGTGAAG CCATCTGCCTCAAGCCTTGTCTGAATGGAGGCGTCTGTGTTGGGCCTGATCAATGCCAGTGCGCCCCTGGCTGGGGAGGGAGGCACTGTCATGTGG ATGTGGATGAGTGTAGGGCCAGTGTTACCCTCTGTTCGCACCGTTGTCTCAACACAGCAGGCAGCTTCACCTGTGGCTGTCCCCGTGGCTTGATGCTGGGCCCTGATGAGCACACTTGTGCAGAGGGGTCTTCAGAACCCCCAACTAGTGCCAGCATCCTCAGTGTGGCCA TTCGGGAAGCAGAACATGAATATGCCCTAAGGCAGGCGATGGAGATTAAAGAGCTGAGAGGGCGGCTGGAGAGGCTGGAACAG TGGGCTGCTCAGGCTGGGGCCTGGGTCCGAGGGGTGCTGCCCATGCCACCTGAAGAGCTGCAGCCAGAACAGGTGGCTGAGCTGTGGGGCCGGGGTGAGAGGATCGAATCTCTCAGCGACCAGGTGCTACTGCTGGAGGAGAGGCTGGGTGCCT GCTCCTGTGAGAAGAACAGCCTGGGCCCTGGCCTCAATCATCATCAATAA